In Vidua chalybeata isolate OUT-0048 chromosome 4, bVidCha1 merged haplotype, whole genome shotgun sequence, the genomic window AAAAAGACACTGACAACTTTGAATTATCCCTGCAGAAGACTGAGTGCTTGTTTGTAAATGCACTGCAGACCAAAGTTACTTCAGAATTAACTGCTGCATTAACCAAGAATGCTAAGTCAGTTTATGGGCATCAGCTAAACCATCACAAGCAGCAATTTAGAAACTGTTCTACACTACACGCACCTGCAAGAGCTTGTCTGTCTGCACTCCAAACTGGTTTTCCAGTTAAGGGTTATTCTGAATTGCTATCCTGTCAGACTAAGATGGACacttaaaattataatttatgaACTTTCTTATTCCAGATTATTTTGGAACCATCTTTGATTATACTAGAATGCATGAACTGACAGCAGCCCATTTTCACTTCACAATAATACAGTCAGCTTTTATCTTTACCTTCTGTACCTTCCCTTGATATCATGTatttagaggtttttttcctgtgttcccATGCTTTCTTTGCATTTGTCCTGCACTGTTGCCAAAATACAAGCCCTCAGCTTTATACACAAAGTATTTTAGCCACAATTCCatctgccttttaaaatatgcaacTGCCTATCATGACCTGAATCCAACTGTTCTTCAATTTATACCTactttatatttatattgaaGGTCCTGGGGTAAAATATTATCCATTCAATGACAACAAGAACCAAAGACCAGAAAGCAGATAAATCCAATCagaagctttcttttttcacattttaaggAATTAGTATAGTTTGTAGTCTAGTAAAATAACCTTCATACTTTAAGATCTTTTATTGATTGTGCATTATCTCATTCCATTCTTCCAGTACTAATTTGTTTAAGTAAAGATAGTTTTGTCTTAGTCTCATTTTCATGTATGAAACTACAAAAGAATGAGGGAAAAACAACTAACTTAATGGTTTTTTTGACAGCTATAAACACAGCAAGAAATCTTCAGCTGAATTTCAATTATGCTCTAAGTTTTACTAGGGATATGCAGACTGAAGACTTCTGATTCACCAGCCACGTTTGATGGACCCAAGGTATCTGCTTCAGATGATAATGCCtgttaaaacattattttttaaaaacaatgaagagtttgaaataaaattactagAGAGAACAATTGAAGGGAGGCTGCAAAAAATAATACAATGGAGTTATTCAGAATATTTCTGGCTGTATTTAAACCCTCATGTTATCTGATTAATGCAAACTTCTGCATAAACAACTACCCAACCTAATAGGACCGGTACTCTACGTCTCCATATCCATCTACTAACTGGCTGTCTTTTAATTATTTGCCAGACTTTAGTTCCATACCTCCACAGCAACCAAAGCTTGTTCCTGTGGTCTGCTTAAAGCcaagtttttcagaaaaagttaGCATCTGTTATCTTCCTATAAAACTATGCCACACTGCAACTGAGTACAATGTTTTTACTCAAGCATGCAAAAACGTGTGTATATTCATTTTATAACGAATACAGATGCTTTGTGcatcagaagacagaaaaaccaggaaaatccCTACCAATGCTACAAATCAAGTTTTCCTGCATCCTTGGAAAAAACTTTTTTGTGCTTAAAACCACTCAAGGTTTTTCAAGTGAAACTTAACAAACTGATTGCAAATAATGTTGTTAAATTCAAACCCCAATAAAACACAGCAAGCAATCTTTAAAACATTGCAGAGAGAACACTGTAGTTTCTTTCCCTGTTACATGGCTTGGCTTGACATTTTGTTCTCTATACTCACTCTCAAAAGTCTTTGAAATAGAGGTAGATTTTGTTTAATCCAAATTTTCTAGCATGAAGCTGACCCTGCTGAAGCTATTACAGCATTTATcgtgacaaaaaaaaaaaaaaaaaaaaaaaacacagcagaacagGAAAACTCACATTTCCAAACCCTTCACTTCTTACATTAAGTTCCAATGGAAAATTTTCCACCCTCCCTATGTTTCAAAGGAACCAAGATCCATTATGTAGTTTTTAGACTACCTGTGGTTTTGGTAGGTACTCACTGAGGTAATCACcaattaagcttttttttttttttttttgtaagtctTAGAATTCTTCTTCACCAAGAAGTTGTTTCTGGTAGTTTCTGTCTACCAGCTCCTCCCCTTGCCCCCCTGCTTGAAGTGGAAGCCCAAATGTAACTTGTACAAGAAGCCTGCACCAGACAGGACTGGTGTCTGCTTCAAGGACAACACACCTCCCATTTCCACCTTCAGAGTCCATCTAAAAACTTGTACAATCCATCCTTACTCTTTCATCAAAGTATACACTTGCTAATTGCAAAAAATTATTCCCTTGGGAACATGACAGatgcaaaaaagaaacaggTACTGGTCCAAACAAGACTCCATCTTCCATGTATTGTTTtacaattttcttcttccctgacCCTTCATAATGCACATCTCCTTGTGTTCTCTAACACCCACTGCCTTACACCTCACAAAACGTCTTCCTAGTTGATCATGTGATTTCAGTGGCTGTGACTCCAAGGACAAAGTAATAAGCATCAAATTAAAACAAGCATAAAAAAGAATTGAGACCAGCACATTTTTAAGCTTAAAAATATGAACTTTTACCTCAGTTGTAATGCTACTGGCAGCTGTATTCCAATTTTCCAGCAAAATGGTGTAAGCTGGTTAGCAAAGCAGAAACGAACTGTAACTTCAACAGATTTCAGAAAGTTGTCATAGAAGCATGTACTGTTAAAGAGAGCCCAGGTTTCTAAATTCCAAGACAACTGAACTTGAGCATTTCAAGTTTACTCTCATAGTTTAGAACCAGAACAAACCATGTCCAAACTACATGTtcaaatttttataaaaattaaggtttaacatttattttacatctAGCTTTCCACATCcatgtggggacagggaatCAGAATGTACATAACTATAAGCAGTGCAAAAGTGGTGCCAGTGAGAAGTCACAGATGCACAATAAAGTGATAGTACAAGACTAGAGAAAATGAAGCTATGGATGTTAAGAATGGAGACCAAAAAgattaaacaaggaaaaatatgaaggaagagggaaggaaagagtCAGGTGTTTAATAATGCCCTTGTTGCTGAAAGATAAACTAATGGCACAAGACAATGTTTCTTGTAGAACAGAAATCCAATAGCAATGAGTCTTTATTCACGTTTAGTCACCTGACATGAAGAAAGTGTCTGTTGCATTAATATAGTCATCAATGTAAATGGCAGCATGGCTGAACAAGTCCTTTTCAATGGTAACAAACATCCCACATAGTAAAGTCACTTCAACACACCCTCATGACAATTCCCACATCAAAACAGtactttattttataatttttttgccTCATCATTACCCCCACATTAAGATCGTTCAGTTGTCAAGTGTACAAGGTGAAGAAAAAGATTCTCAGTCAGCAAACACAGGTGCATCAGGAAGTATCTCCACAATACACCACTTCAGATCTGCTGAGTCCCAAGTCCATCCTTGAACACTGGGCTCCCAGCACCAAGTGCAGCCCCCTACTATGGCTACACGACTATGTTAGCTTATTAATTCTGCATCCACCAGGCCGAGCAATGTGCCAACCTGCAACAGACTGAGCATTAGAACTGAAAATGGCAGAAGAGTCACTCAATTGAACTTTACATCATTATTTGATGTTAAACAACGAGGCAAATGCCAACAGTATATACAAAAACCAGCTTTGCTTTTACAAAAGATTTTGTTTCCCATATTGATTAATCCAGGCAGCTAACTCATTGGTTTATGCAActttattgaagaaaataaatcaattacTAGTAGAGCTATTAGTTGATCACTCATCCATTGACAACTTGCATCATTTATTCAGTGCTATATTAAACAGTGTTTTGGAAGACAGATTAACTAATAGCTCCAAGCCTCCtaacaaaatttaaatgaattaCAAAAATGTTCTTAAACCCTATTCTGGAATACAAGGGATGTTTGACTTCCAATTTCCATTCTCTGTAAAACAAGAACTGGTCATTCCTTTATTGACATGCATAAGATACATcacattttctgttctgctgatGCTATAGATTCAGTACCAATTCTCCAGACACATCAGTTATGAGCAAAAGTATATAATAAAACCTCAGTTCTCTAACACTGGAAGGTTTGGAACAAGATGGATGTTGCTACAGCAATGTTACTTCTTTGATGGGAGAAAACTGAACATCCATCTCCCCTCCCCCCTTCAGGTGTTATCTTCAGTATCTGTTAGAGCAGTGaggaatgtttgtttttaatctcaTAACCAAGTTAGAATGAAGACATTGGCCACATAATACACAtgctccattaaaaaaaaaattctgaatctTGGGCAATTGTTCTTGTGTAACTACTTTACAGATTCTAAAAGCAGTTATTGTCCAAAGCTGGAAGAACTAAAGTCTTCTCAGATGAGCATGTGCATGAATGGAAGGaggtaaacaaaaaaataaaaaagatgagGTCTGATAGGGGAGCAGCCGGATAAGAAAATCAAAAAAGGAACAGTAATTTAAAGTTTATTCCAGCTATAATGCAGGTTATTCTGACTTTAAGGTAGCATCACATGGCATACTTCTGAGTCCATTCCCGAGATATTCTGTTGTACCTGCAGACAAAACCAGGAACTGAATTAACATCAGCATGAAAATGACAATTTCCTAAACGGTTTATGATGAAATATGATTTTATTCCCATCTCTCCATTCTCTTTACACTGTGAGAAGTCTCTCTCTGTACCAAGACATACTTGAACTCAAAAAATAGAACAATTCCCTCCCTACACCAATTAGGATAGATATTCTCTAGTTTTTAGGAAAAGCCTTAAAGTCAAGACAAGAAAATTTGCTAGAAGTCTGAATGAGAAGAAAGAGACTATCTGGGATGGAATAAACAAGGCAAGTATATCATTTGCATATTGTTCTTAGGTTAAGATTACAGTATATATCCCATGCCATAAGTAAAGATTATTTGGTTAATAATGTCACTGGATACAAAATGTCAAATTTccaattttaaagaaaaacaacacaaagcaTTTCATTGCACTGAATATTCTTTTCACACAAATATACTGCTCAAAATTTTAAGACTATTTAAAGTACACTACTTCCACAGGAACTGAGCTGACAATTAGTTAACACTTAACTCCATGCTTGTCAGTAAGAAGTTAATAATTAACTATACAAGCAGAACATATCCTATACATTTCTGAGCTTATATGTGGAAGACAGACACTGCTGATTAAAGATAATTGAAATTTGCATTGTCTGAATTCACTCATGTCTATATATGAGGTCTTGCTACAGGGCGTCACTTTGAACCAAATTCTGACAAAATCAAGTAAAATACTTACCAGAACAAATTGACAACGTGGCTCAGAACTCAGTAATTACTTCatactaacttttttttttgaccatgCAAGAGTAGTATCTGTGAGAAATAGTGACTAGCCAATACATTACATACTAACCACAGATCAAGCTGTTAAATTTCCACGTTCAGTAACTGGTGCATCCATTATCTGTTAGTTAATCCAGTGCCTTAGAGCATGCAGCACCCAAGTGCTGACAAATTTCCATTTCGTTAAATGCACCATAATTTGCAAATATTCTTACCCTACAGCATAGCGTATTTCTCTGTCCACTCTCTTGCTAACCTATTGTACCTAATTGGACAAATATATTTAGCATTAATATAtataaaccccccaaaatctgcttcATAGAATTCTATCTGTGCAAAACGTTAAAGATAcctaaggaaaataaagttgttACAACACAGATGGGGAAGAAAGTGCTGCTGACCATTTCCAAGGAAAGAACCAAAATTTAAGGTCAAACTGCTGCCGAACAAAGGcatcaaaacaacaaaaagctgTCTTTTCCTCATTATGAAGATCGAACTAGATTTATGCAtggtaagcaaaaaaaaaaaggcaatatatATACCGTAAAATACTTCCATGCACGTGAGAAAAAGTCTCTTTTACCCACAACGTCAAAGATGCTAAGCtcctctgtttttaaattattcactATTCACTTCTTTGACACACAAGTTTTCTCTATCTCAGATCTTCACAAAAGGCTCACAGAACACAACTGCTGTCTGGCAATGAACTCTTACAGTCTGTTAAAATACCAGTCTTGCACACTTCTGTACTTACTTGTCTCTGTCTGTTTTATAGATACGTGCAATCTCTGGCACTAGTGGGTCGTCTGGATTTGGATCACATAACAGTGAACAAATGGATAAGAGAACtgcgaaaaaaaaaaaggattctcAACAGCAAAAGAGGAATGGCAAGCTCAGAAACAATGGAGCATAGATCTTTACATTAGCACAATGTCATCACAGGACAGAACCTAGAAAGTATTTTCCTGATAAACTATCAATACAAATTCATAACTCATCTTAAGTAAAAAGCCCAGACTAACTTAAAGGTTTGTAAGAACTGTTTGCTTCCTACTTCCCAATACTGACAGCTGTCAGTACACACACGAGAACAGCACTGTTGTCCCCTGCATTATGATGTAACATAGCAGCCAACAAAAGCACATTATGTACTCTGATGAACAGCATGTCCATGGTTCTTATcaataaaagtagaaaattcTCAAATTTaagtttttagtttttaaatcaGACTGAATTCTTTATTTGTTGTACATAAGGCAAGAATATCCTGGTCTGCACTGATAAAACTACACAGATGTTGTAAATAACTCAGTAACACTGTTGTAGGCAACTATGAGGACTTCATCTTCTACTCTTACAGAAGCTTTAGAAGAAAACAGTGAAGCATTGAAATGTAGGGAATCCACATTTAAATAACAACTGACTGTTTGACAGACAGGAATTACAAGTTTTATAGACAAAAGGGCACTTTGAGGGATCTTTTGAAGCCACAGTGACCAGTGGCTTTGAGGCAAAACAATTAGATcatcatgaaaatatttgagaattATCTGTTATTTACTGTAGTAAAATAAGGAAAGCCACAAATCTTCTCTTGCAACACAACATCAATTTATCATGAAGTAGGATCAGTAAACTTAGTTCATTAGGTAATGCAGTGCAATGCCAGTGCAATGTGGTAGAAAGCAGTATGTATCAATAACAGATTTATTCATCTACCACAGATATGCCAGTAGAACTATGCGCTTAACTCTAGGcaggatgaaaaaaattatgcaaatttcagtattaaaaacTGACTTGAAATTAAGCTTTCATTTAATGTGCAAGTGTATCTACATGGGCAGCTCCAAACTAGCAATTTCTTAGCATTAGCTCAAACACCCCAACACAGACCTATTTCAATTCAAATACCAGCAAATTCCTCTGGGCCCAAGCTGGTAAACTCTGCTAGGAATACTGAAGCAAGTAAATGGCCAGACAAGGCCTTAAACAGCCATATATGAGAaagtgttagaaaaaaaatccattaaaaatgcagtatCATCAAACTGGCAAAACACAGGCTTGAATGAGGAAGGTTAAGTTAAGGGAAAATCAAAAAGATGGGTAAGAACTTAGCACAGTCAAAGCTAAAAGCACAGTATTTAGCACAAGATggaaaaaattctctttcaCAAAAGTTACCTTTAGAAATAGTTAAAGCAGGAGACCACTGTGATCTTAGAATATCAAGACAAATGCTGCCATTACTGTTAATATTTGGATGATAAATTCTTGTTGTAAATGCAACCtgcaacaaaaacaaagaaaagaggagTGCATTTGGGTCTTTGACAATAACTGCACCCGTTCTGCTCAGTCAAGCTATCGGTCAATTCCATTTACTctaaaagaaaaggattaaGCAATTAAACTGCATCAAATTCAGTGAAATGCACCCAAGCCACAAACTTCGAGTCTCCCACTACCAGGCACCATTTCAAACAGAGAGAGGGCAAATATGAATGTTTTAATCCCAACTGCCTTTGATGAAGACACCCAACAGCAGTGCCTAAACCCCAGTCACACTGTGGTCACAGAGCTAAGGAACTTCCAACAGTTACTACAGTAACTCCAAGGGTATGCCTTCCTATTGACTGAAAATTGGAAGACAAAGCTAGTGGCTGATAAAGCTACCAAAAAAAGAGTATGTTTTGCAATTACTGCCAAACTCTTAACAAATAACCCCTTCACTTGATTTTAGGCACTCAGCAAGTAAATCCTTACCCATAGTGTCACATTCCTACACACCAATCCAACAGCTACACTAATACTTGACAGTCCCCTCAGCAAGAATTCTATTATAGTAACACAAAGCTAATGAAGTTTTCCTATCAattcagaaaaccagaaatgaacccaaatattttaagacattCGGAATTCACACACATGGATTTGCTCGTAAAGAATATGCTAACACACCCAATTCCTGTGGTAGCCAGAATGGGACCCAGACATCTGACAGACGGTAATAAAGCCTGAAAAGAAATGACAACTTGACAATACTACATTACAGAGGCTGGCAACTTCTGTCCTGTACTGctctttaaaaagcacaaatttCACAAATGACATGGCAATACTTACCTTAGGTGGT contains:
- the UBE2D3 gene encoding ubiquitin-conjugating enzyme E2 D3, with the protein product MALKRINKELSDLARDPPAQCSAGPVGDDMFHWQATIMGPNDSPYQGGVFFLTIHFPTDYPFKPPKVAFTTRIYHPNINSNGSICLDILRSQWSPALTISKVLLSICSLLCDPNPDDPLVPEIARIYKTDRDKYNRISREWTQKYAM